A genomic window from Nicotiana sylvestris chromosome 11, ASM39365v2, whole genome shotgun sequence includes:
- the LOC138882191 gene encoding transcription initiation factor TFIID subunit 4b-like isoform X1, with product MDPSMMKLLEEDEDESMHSEADLEAFTAALNKNIKGDSSTSQPSDSGRGSCCTLNQSAPWQTSGDDENADHQSLQNSQNMQQKEGDSSDMELKQHGIDAPTQQHEDDSSQELNSLHLQHIHAKDAYQLLRAEQNTLHASEVLNLKRSEKNPENLDSRHLNLQGLSNQQSMQSFPTGTSGQQLMAAKTSNQPKSATGLSSQPAIDVVKQGKQVPFAILIPHIQRQLDKDRAMHLQTLYLKLRKNEITKEGFIRHMRSIIGEQMLKMAVYKFQSQAARNDQAVPQSQASPQQHQQNRTDDSSNLAGDSNAKKLHEVENQADLHGTPGSQISSSSLFAVKQERDCSAFPVKGLNKQQQQHLHFSQASFPKFANIGDTYSPYSVTNVSSSVGTPVKQPSNDIQIRQIPAYPNRNATPLRASTHAVNMIKAPKLERQNSFGEPKRIPGGSLSHVSNTSTMQQSSLQCSRSTNKEQKILLSTPMTNLKPEPIDHLHDQGRESQLASFASVQVEQGNSSSVSSKVEAFKMQTSRMGISTTTSIKPSNLLSPSVSSQMDPNTLVGVTSAYTSVLDSVRRQKAMRARFTKARSEKRSAHLFDVKCQLIQKNKILNLHI from the exons ATGGACCCTTCCATGATGAAGCTCCTTGAGGAAGATGAG GATGAGTCAATGCATTCGGAGGCAGATTTGGAGGCGTTCACTGCTGCCTTAAATAAGAATATTAAAGGAGACAGTTCAACATCTCAGCCATCAGATTCTGGTAGAG GAAGTTGTTGCACCTTAAATCAGTCTGCTCCATGGCAAACTTCTGGCGATGATGAAAATGCCGATCATCAGAGTCTTCAAAATTCGCAGAACATGCAGCAAAAGGAGGGAGATTCATCTGATATGGAACTAAAGCAACATGGTATAGATGCTCCTACTCAACAACACGAAGATGATTCCTCACAGGAGCTCAATTCCCTTCATTTGCAGCATATACATGCCAAAGATGCTTATCAACTACTGAGGGCTGAACAAAACACACTTCACGCCTCTGAGGTGTTGAATTTGAAGAGATCTGAAAAGAATCCTGAAAATTTAGATTCCCGGCATCTAAACTTGCAGGGATTGAGTAATCAACAATCTATGCAGTCATTTCCAACAGGGACTAGCGGTCAGCAATTGATGGCAGCAAAGACAAGTAATCAACCAAAATCTGCAACTGGTTTGAGTAGCCAACCAGCAATCGATGTAGTTAAACAGGGCAAACAAGTGCCTTTTGCCATCCTTATCCCTCACATACAACGCCAACTCGACAAAGACAGGGCGATGCATCTTCAGACTCTCTACCTTAAACTCAGG AAAAATGAAATCACTAAGGAAGGTTTTATACGACACATGAGAAGTATAATAGGTGAGCAGATGCTCAAAATGGCTGTATACAAATTCCAATCTCAG GCAGCTAGAAATGATCAGGCTGTACCTCAGTCTCAGGCTTCACCACAGCAACACCAGCAAAATCGAACTGATG ATTCAAGCAACTTGGCAGGTGATAGTAATGCTAAAAAATTGCATGAGGTGGAAAACCAAGCAGATTTGCATGGAACACCAGGAAGCCAAATTTCTTCTTCTAGTTTGTTTGCTGTAAAACAAGAAAGAGATTGTTCAGCATTCCCAGTAAAGGGTCTTAATAAGCAACAACAGCAGCATTTGCACTTTTCACAGGCATCTTTTCCCAAGTTTGCAAATATTGGGGACACCTATAGTCCATATTCTGTAACTAATGTTAGTTCATCTGTGGGGACACCAGTCAAACAGCCATCTAATGATATACAGATAAGGCAAATTCCGGCTTATCCAAATAGAAATGCAACTCCATTAAGAGCCTCAACACATGCCGTGAATATGATAAAGGCACCTAAGCTTGAAAGACAAAATTCATTTGGTGAACCCAAAAGAATACCAGGTGGAAGTCTTTCTCATGTGTCAAATACATCAACAATGCAACAGAGTTCACTTCAATGCTCACGGTCCACCAATAAAGAGCAGAAAATTCTTCTTTCGACACCAATGACCAATCTAAAGCCTGAACCAATTGATCATTTGCATGACCAGGGGCGTGAATCACAGTTGGCATCCTTCGCATCAGTTCAAGTAGAACAAGGAAATTCCAGCTCAGTGAGTTCAAAGGTTGAAGCTTTTAAAATGCAGACTTCTAGAATGGGTATCTCAACAACCACTAGCATCAAACCTTCAAATTTACTCTCCCCTTCAGTGTCATCTCAAATGGACCCTAATACATTG gtaggggtaacgTCTGCATACACCAGTGTTTTGGATAGCGTGAGGCGACAAAAAGCGATGAGGGCCCGCTTCACTAAGGCGAGAAGCGAGAAGCGTAGTGCTCACCTTTTTGATGTGAAGTGCCAattaatacaaaaaaataaaatattaaatttgcATATATAA
- the LOC138882191 gene encoding transcription initiation factor TFIID subunit 4b-like isoform X4: protein MQQKEGDSSDMELKQHGIDAPTQQHEDDSSQELNSLHLQHIHAKDAYQLLRAEQNTLHASEVLNLKRSEKNPENLDSRHLNLQGLSNQQSMQSFPTGTSGQQLMAAKTSNQPKSATGLSSQPAIDVVKQGKQVPFAILIPHIQRQLDKDRAMHLQTLYLKLRKNEITKEGFIRHMRSIIGEQMLKMAVYKFQSQAARNDQAVPQSQASPQQHQQNRTDDSSNLAGDSNAKKLHEVENQADLHGTPGSQISSSSLFAVKQERDCSAFPVKGLNKQQQQHLHFSQASFPKFANIGDTYSPYSVTNVSSSVGTPVKQPSNDIQIRQIPAYPNRNATPLRASTHAVNMIKAPKLERQNSFGEPKRIPGGSLSHVSNTSTMQQSSLQCSRSTNKEQKILLSTPMTNLKPEPIDHLHDQGRESQLASFASVQVEQGNSSSVSSKVEAFKMQTSRMGISTTTSIKPSNLLSPSVSSQMDPNTLVGVTSAYTSVLDSVRRQKAMRARFTKARSEKRSAHLFDVKCQLIQKNKILNLHI, encoded by the exons ATGCAGCAAAAGGAGGGAGATTCATCTGATATGGAACTAAAGCAACATGGTATAGATGCTCCTACTCAACAACACGAAGATGATTCCTCACAGGAGCTCAATTCCCTTCATTTGCAGCATATACATGCCAAAGATGCTTATCAACTACTGAGGGCTGAACAAAACACACTTCACGCCTCTGAGGTGTTGAATTTGAAGAGATCTGAAAAGAATCCTGAAAATTTAGATTCCCGGCATCTAAACTTGCAGGGATTGAGTAATCAACAATCTATGCAGTCATTTCCAACAGGGACTAGCGGTCAGCAATTGATGGCAGCAAAGACAAGTAATCAACCAAAATCTGCAACTGGTTTGAGTAGCCAACCAGCAATCGATGTAGTTAAACAGGGCAAACAAGTGCCTTTTGCCATCCTTATCCCTCACATACAACGCCAACTCGACAAAGACAGGGCGATGCATCTTCAGACTCTCTACCTTAAACTCAGG AAAAATGAAATCACTAAGGAAGGTTTTATACGACACATGAGAAGTATAATAGGTGAGCAGATGCTCAAAATGGCTGTATACAAATTCCAATCTCAG GCAGCTAGAAATGATCAGGCTGTACCTCAGTCTCAGGCTTCACCACAGCAACACCAGCAAAATCGAACTGATG ATTCAAGCAACTTGGCAGGTGATAGTAATGCTAAAAAATTGCATGAGGTGGAAAACCAAGCAGATTTGCATGGAACACCAGGAAGCCAAATTTCTTCTTCTAGTTTGTTTGCTGTAAAACAAGAAAGAGATTGTTCAGCATTCCCAGTAAAGGGTCTTAATAAGCAACAACAGCAGCATTTGCACTTTTCACAGGCATCTTTTCCCAAGTTTGCAAATATTGGGGACACCTATAGTCCATATTCTGTAACTAATGTTAGTTCATCTGTGGGGACACCAGTCAAACAGCCATCTAATGATATACAGATAAGGCAAATTCCGGCTTATCCAAATAGAAATGCAACTCCATTAAGAGCCTCAACACATGCCGTGAATATGATAAAGGCACCTAAGCTTGAAAGACAAAATTCATTTGGTGAACCCAAAAGAATACCAGGTGGAAGTCTTTCTCATGTGTCAAATACATCAACAATGCAACAGAGTTCACTTCAATGCTCACGGTCCACCAATAAAGAGCAGAAAATTCTTCTTTCGACACCAATGACCAATCTAAAGCCTGAACCAATTGATCATTTGCATGACCAGGGGCGTGAATCACAGTTGGCATCCTTCGCATCAGTTCAAGTAGAACAAGGAAATTCCAGCTCAGTGAGTTCAAAGGTTGAAGCTTTTAAAATGCAGACTTCTAGAATGGGTATCTCAACAACCACTAGCATCAAACCTTCAAATTTACTCTCCCCTTCAGTGTCATCTCAAATGGACCCTAATACATTG gtaggggtaacgTCTGCATACACCAGTGTTTTGGATAGCGTGAGGCGACAAAAAGCGATGAGGGCCCGCTTCACTAAGGCGAGAAGCGAGAAGCGTAGTGCTCACCTTTTTGATGTGAAGTGCCAattaatacaaaaaaataaaatattaaatttgcATATATAA
- the LOC138882191 gene encoding transcription initiation factor TFIID subunit 4b-like isoform X2: MDPSMMKLLEEDEDESMHSEADLEAFTAALNKNIKGDSSTSQPSDSGRGSCCTLNQSAPWQTSGDDENADHQSLQNSQNMQQKEGDSSDMELKQHGIDAPTQQHEDDSSQELNSLHLQHIHAKDAYQLLRAEQNTLHASEVLNLKRSEKNPENLDSRHLNLQGLSNQQSMQSFPTGTSGQQLMAAKTSNQPKSATGLSSQPAIDVVKQGKQVPFAILIPHIQRQLDKDRAMHLQTLYLKLRKNEITKEGFIRHMRSIIGEQMLKMAVYKFQSQAARNDQAVPQSQASPQQHQQNRTDDSSNLAGDSNAKKLHEVENQADLHGTPGSQISSSSLFAVKQERDCSAFPVKGLNKQQQQHLHFSQASFPKFANIGDTYSPYSVTNVSSSVGTPVKQPSNDIQIRQIPAYPNRNATPLRASTHAVNMIKAPKLERQNSFGEPKRIPGGSLSHVSNTSTMQQSSLQCSRSTNKEQKILLSTPMTNLKPEPIDHLHDQGRESQLASFASVQVEQGNSSSVSSKVEAFKMQTSRMGISTTTSIKPSNLLSPSVSSQMDPNTLVIILFPHPAFFFSFFF, from the exons ATGGACCCTTCCATGATGAAGCTCCTTGAGGAAGATGAG GATGAGTCAATGCATTCGGAGGCAGATTTGGAGGCGTTCACTGCTGCCTTAAATAAGAATATTAAAGGAGACAGTTCAACATCTCAGCCATCAGATTCTGGTAGAG GAAGTTGTTGCACCTTAAATCAGTCTGCTCCATGGCAAACTTCTGGCGATGATGAAAATGCCGATCATCAGAGTCTTCAAAATTCGCAGAACATGCAGCAAAAGGAGGGAGATTCATCTGATATGGAACTAAAGCAACATGGTATAGATGCTCCTACTCAACAACACGAAGATGATTCCTCACAGGAGCTCAATTCCCTTCATTTGCAGCATATACATGCCAAAGATGCTTATCAACTACTGAGGGCTGAACAAAACACACTTCACGCCTCTGAGGTGTTGAATTTGAAGAGATCTGAAAAGAATCCTGAAAATTTAGATTCCCGGCATCTAAACTTGCAGGGATTGAGTAATCAACAATCTATGCAGTCATTTCCAACAGGGACTAGCGGTCAGCAATTGATGGCAGCAAAGACAAGTAATCAACCAAAATCTGCAACTGGTTTGAGTAGCCAACCAGCAATCGATGTAGTTAAACAGGGCAAACAAGTGCCTTTTGCCATCCTTATCCCTCACATACAACGCCAACTCGACAAAGACAGGGCGATGCATCTTCAGACTCTCTACCTTAAACTCAGG AAAAATGAAATCACTAAGGAAGGTTTTATACGACACATGAGAAGTATAATAGGTGAGCAGATGCTCAAAATGGCTGTATACAAATTCCAATCTCAG GCAGCTAGAAATGATCAGGCTGTACCTCAGTCTCAGGCTTCACCACAGCAACACCAGCAAAATCGAACTGATG ATTCAAGCAACTTGGCAGGTGATAGTAATGCTAAAAAATTGCATGAGGTGGAAAACCAAGCAGATTTGCATGGAACACCAGGAAGCCAAATTTCTTCTTCTAGTTTGTTTGCTGTAAAACAAGAAAGAGATTGTTCAGCATTCCCAGTAAAGGGTCTTAATAAGCAACAACAGCAGCATTTGCACTTTTCACAGGCATCTTTTCCCAAGTTTGCAAATATTGGGGACACCTATAGTCCATATTCTGTAACTAATGTTAGTTCATCTGTGGGGACACCAGTCAAACAGCCATCTAATGATATACAGATAAGGCAAATTCCGGCTTATCCAAATAGAAATGCAACTCCATTAAGAGCCTCAACACATGCCGTGAATATGATAAAGGCACCTAAGCTTGAAAGACAAAATTCATTTGGTGAACCCAAAAGAATACCAGGTGGAAGTCTTTCTCATGTGTCAAATACATCAACAATGCAACAGAGTTCACTTCAATGCTCACGGTCCACCAATAAAGAGCAGAAAATTCTTCTTTCGACACCAATGACCAATCTAAAGCCTGAACCAATTGATCATTTGCATGACCAGGGGCGTGAATCACAGTTGGCATCCTTCGCATCAGTTCAAGTAGAACAAGGAAATTCCAGCTCAGTGAGTTCAAAGGTTGAAGCTTTTAAAATGCAGACTTCTAGAATGGGTATCTCAACAACCACTAGCATCAAACCTTCAAATTTACTCTCCCCTTCAGTGTCATCTCAAATGGACCCTAATACATTGGTAATTATCTTGTTTCCTCATCctgctttttttttttccttctttttttaa
- the LOC138882191 gene encoding transcription initiation factor TFIID subunit 4b-like isoform X3 yields the protein MDPSMMKLLEEDEDESMHSEADLEAFTAALNKNIKGDSSTSQPSDSGRGSCCTLNQSAPWQTSGDDENADHQSLQNSQNMQQKEGDSSDMELKQHGIDAPTQQHEDDSSQELNSLHLQHIHAKDAYQLLRAEQNTLHASEVLNLKRSEKNPENLDSRHLNLQGLSNQQSMQSFPTGTSGQQLMAAKTSNQPKSATGLSSQPAIDVVKQGKQVPFAILIPHIQRQLDKDRAMHLQTLYLKLRKNEITKEGFIRHMRSIIGEQMLKMAVYKFQSQAARNDQAVPQSQASPQQHQQNRTDDSSNLAGDSNAKKLHEVENQADLHGTPGSQISSSSLFAVKQERDCSAFPVKGLNKQQQQHLHFSQASFPKFANIGDTYSPYSVTNVSSSVGTPVKQPSNDIQIRQIPAYPNRNATPLRASTHAVNMIKAPKLERQNSFGEPKRIPGGSLSHVSNTSTMQQSSLQCSRSTNKEQKILLSTPMTNLKPEPIDHLHDQGRESQLASFASVQVEQGNSSSVSSKVEAFKMQTSRMGISTTTSIKPSNLLSPSVSSQMDPNTLIQA from the exons ATGGACCCTTCCATGATGAAGCTCCTTGAGGAAGATGAG GATGAGTCAATGCATTCGGAGGCAGATTTGGAGGCGTTCACTGCTGCCTTAAATAAGAATATTAAAGGAGACAGTTCAACATCTCAGCCATCAGATTCTGGTAGAG GAAGTTGTTGCACCTTAAATCAGTCTGCTCCATGGCAAACTTCTGGCGATGATGAAAATGCCGATCATCAGAGTCTTCAAAATTCGCAGAACATGCAGCAAAAGGAGGGAGATTCATCTGATATGGAACTAAAGCAACATGGTATAGATGCTCCTACTCAACAACACGAAGATGATTCCTCACAGGAGCTCAATTCCCTTCATTTGCAGCATATACATGCCAAAGATGCTTATCAACTACTGAGGGCTGAACAAAACACACTTCACGCCTCTGAGGTGTTGAATTTGAAGAGATCTGAAAAGAATCCTGAAAATTTAGATTCCCGGCATCTAAACTTGCAGGGATTGAGTAATCAACAATCTATGCAGTCATTTCCAACAGGGACTAGCGGTCAGCAATTGATGGCAGCAAAGACAAGTAATCAACCAAAATCTGCAACTGGTTTGAGTAGCCAACCAGCAATCGATGTAGTTAAACAGGGCAAACAAGTGCCTTTTGCCATCCTTATCCCTCACATACAACGCCAACTCGACAAAGACAGGGCGATGCATCTTCAGACTCTCTACCTTAAACTCAGG AAAAATGAAATCACTAAGGAAGGTTTTATACGACACATGAGAAGTATAATAGGTGAGCAGATGCTCAAAATGGCTGTATACAAATTCCAATCTCAG GCAGCTAGAAATGATCAGGCTGTACCTCAGTCTCAGGCTTCACCACAGCAACACCAGCAAAATCGAACTGATG ATTCAAGCAACTTGGCAGGTGATAGTAATGCTAAAAAATTGCATGAGGTGGAAAACCAAGCAGATTTGCATGGAACACCAGGAAGCCAAATTTCTTCTTCTAGTTTGTTTGCTGTAAAACAAGAAAGAGATTGTTCAGCATTCCCAGTAAAGGGTCTTAATAAGCAACAACAGCAGCATTTGCACTTTTCACAGGCATCTTTTCCCAAGTTTGCAAATATTGGGGACACCTATAGTCCATATTCTGTAACTAATGTTAGTTCATCTGTGGGGACACCAGTCAAACAGCCATCTAATGATATACAGATAAGGCAAATTCCGGCTTATCCAAATAGAAATGCAACTCCATTAAGAGCCTCAACACATGCCGTGAATATGATAAAGGCACCTAAGCTTGAAAGACAAAATTCATTTGGTGAACCCAAAAGAATACCAGGTGGAAGTCTTTCTCATGTGTCAAATACATCAACAATGCAACAGAGTTCACTTCAATGCTCACGGTCCACCAATAAAGAGCAGAAAATTCTTCTTTCGACACCAATGACCAATCTAAAGCCTGAACCAATTGATCATTTGCATGACCAGGGGCGTGAATCACAGTTGGCATCCTTCGCATCAGTTCAAGTAGAACAAGGAAATTCCAGCTCAGTGAGTTCAAAGGTTGAAGCTTTTAAAATGCAGACTTCTAGAATGGGTATCTCAACAACCACTAGCATCAAACCTTCAAATTTACTCTCCCCTTCAGTGTCATCTCAAATGGACCCTAATACATTG